The Synechococcus sp. RS9916 DNA segment GGGTGAGCAGCAGAGGGGTTAGGAGCACAGCCGACAGCAGTCGTGCGGCGGGGCGGTGCAACGTCCCCATCAGAATTCGAGAACGTCTTTGGTGGCTTCGCGACGCCTCTGCTCTTTGCGGTCGTATTCAGCAATGCAGCTATTGCGCAGATAGAGCACGCAGTTGAGGTATTCGCTCACCTCGATCATGGCCGCACGCACGGCCTTGGATGCGGGCACCTTGTTGGACGATGACTGGGAATCGCTAAAGGAGAGGCCATACAAACCCCCAGAGGTTGACTTGGACTCAGATTTTGAGGTGGCCTTGCCTTCAATGGTGCGGCTGTAGGCAATTTCCCCTGTGGTGGTATCAACCACACGCACATCGAGGGCGACGTAAGCCTTGCTTTCGCTCGATGATTTGCGCTGCCCGAAGCCCATGATGTTGAAGCCTCCACCACCGCTTTTGGTCTCCGTGCCTTGCTGGTAATCGCTGACAGCTCCCAGCACGTAATACTTCGCCCCCGTCACCATGCCTCTTTTGGGAGCGGTGCTCTGGCGTGTGATGCCGAGTTCGGCAAGCTCCTGTTCATCGAGCACTTTCTTGAGGCCAGCGCGTTCGACAAGTGTGAAGTTGCCGGTTGCTTTGAGTTCATTCGACAGCATGTCGGTGAGTTGCTTCGACACGCGCGGACTCCACCACCACACGCCACTGGCGTTGTTGGTGATCTCCTTCACCGCCACGGTCACGGGCTGACGTGGAGCAACGCCACGAACCTGGGCCTGAACAGTCCCGGGAAGGCCCAGGGCCAGGGGCATGATTCCTGCGAGGACCAGACCAGACAGGGGGGAGCGAGACATGGGCCGTGCTGCGAACAAAACCTGCCCTACCCCTAGATGCGATTGTCTCGTCTGTGTACTCAGATGATTGATTCAGTAACGCTTTCGAGCCTTGTGATCAAGCGGTTCAGGCGGCTTTTCCGTGCTGATGTAGCGGTGTGACGCGGCAGGAGGGTGAGCGCAGGCCACCACTGAGCTCAGCAGCTTCCCGAAGGATGCGCTGCGCTTCTGCCCGCGACAAGCAGTGGTAGGCAGTGGCTTCAAGGTTGACTAGGCGCTTATGGGCTCCGTCCATCACAGGTAAAATTTAGGTTAAAGGGATATTAAAGGACGTTTCTCGATTTGGCGAATGTCCATGCGTTTGGCTTAACGCTGCTGCCAGATCCGTTCCAGTCGCTCGCGCATGGCTTGGGTGGATGACCTGCTTGGCTGAGGTGGGCTGTTCAGGCTGCCGCGCATCGCTCGGGCAAGTCGCGCAAATTTGAACGCTGCTGCCAAGGCGCACACCCCCCAGGCCAGCAGGATCCAGCGCAGATCGTGCGAATGGGTCAAGATCTCTGGTTGCGGCTGAAAATTGTTGCCAACACTGGGCGCGTGTCCTGACTTTTGTCCTAACGCGTATCCTGAAAACCTGAGATGCCCAGGCGGAACGCGCTTCTCAAGTATTTAAAGGCGGATGGGCGGGGACGACTGACGTATTGATGCCAGATCCCCACAAAACACTGCCCTTTTCTGGACACAAGGGGGAAATTCCCCTTATCCAAGCCGGAGGTTGCGAGTATTGCAGGGCAGTTGCTGCTTGATGTTTGGGATGGTGTGGAGAATCAGCGCCTCGCTACCCGTGAATTCACTGATTGCTTGGTGGCATTGATGTTCAAGTCCAGGAACCACGGAGTTTCAGGGGTCTCAACTGCTGACTCCGCCGTGTTGGCAAAGCTGACGCTGGATTCACTATCTAATAAGCCGATACTGCAGATCTCATGCGATCGGAGAGGTATGGCTGGGATGCCTTCCCGTATGTCGGCAGGGATGGAGAAGCTCCAGCAGATGGACGTCAGTCCGCCTAACTTACAGGAGATCTTTCTACTCCTTTCGAAGCTTTTCGTAGTCTGGGGCTAGATGCTAAGCCCCTTTTGATCAATGCGTTCCTGCGCTAAGGGAAGGATCTGATGTGTGGTTAATCACCAATCTTGAGTTAGGAGAGCAGCAGAATAAATGCCCTTTGAGTGCTGGTATTCTGCTGCTTAAGATCTAAGGTGTATTGGGTCTTGTATTTGAACTAAAATGCTTTAGTTCATGACCATATGTGAGACGACTACGCAGGCGCCAAAGACCCTTCCGTCAAATTCAATTCGTCCTCCGGAAACTGCCTCTAGCTCGGATTCGGAAATTTCTGATCGAGATTTCTGTATTTCTTCTGCCGAGATGTTGAAGCCTAGCTCGCGAGCGATGGAAATCACCGTTTCGGCGTCTTCTGCTTTGCTTAATTTTTCGATAGTCGATTTGTCGGACTTGGCCTTTTCCAGGAAGGCTTTGAGCTGTTCGGATGACATTAGATTGATTGTTGGTGTACTTTTGCTTTCTAGCAGCAGGTGTTTTGTTGTCATCTGCCTTGTTGAAAATTTTGTCAAGAAGTGCGGTGCGATTGGTGGTGGCGACATTGAGCTTGTCCATAGGCCTGTTTCCCCTAGTCGCGCAACAGTCAATGGCCGTGGAAGGTCACCTGCTCGTCACCCTCTCTGTGGATGCACGGACCTGCTCGCAAGTATGAGCAGGTCTACTTGCCGTTTGCTTGGCGGCCCGACCTAGAGCCAAGTGTGAGCAGCCGTACTAATGGGTGAGCGGCACAGCTCTGGTGTTACTGGCCCCATTGACAACCCTTCTTCTCCTGATCTTCTTGAGCTTCCGTCCTGGTCAGCACGTCATCGCGCAGAATATTCAGCCCACAGGGAAGACCGGAGCCCTCGGCTGGTAGGTGGGATAGGTGATCTT contains these protein-coding regions:
- a CDS encoding CsgG/HfaB family protein produces the protein MSRSPLSGLVLAGIMPLALGLPGTVQAQVRGVAPRQPVTVAVKEITNNASGVWWWSPRVSKQLTDMLSNELKATGNFTLVERAGLKKVLDEQELAELGITRQSTAPKRGMVTGAKYYVLGAVSDYQQGTETKSGGGGFNIMGFGQRKSSSESKAYVALDVRVVDTTTGEIAYSRTIEGKATSKSESKSTSGGLYGLSFSDSQSSSNKVPASKAVRAAMIEVSEYLNCVLYLRNSCIAEYDRKEQRRREATKDVLEF
- a CDS encoding Nif11-like leader peptide family natural product precursor, encoding MTTKHLLLESKSTPTINLMSSEQLKAFLEKAKSDKSTIEKLSKAEDAETVISIARELGFNISAEEIQKSRSEISESELEAVSGGRIEFDGRVFGACVVVSHMVMN